One genomic segment of Andreesenia angusta includes these proteins:
- a CDS encoding D-alanine--D-alanine ligase family protein translates to MKKNIAVLFGGKSVEHEVSVITGMQVMENIDKSKYNVVPVFIDKEGRWFTGDELLEFKNFKEKNLKNIKEIVVTPTYNENRIFSHPDKVGLFSKKFSEKIDAAFIALHGTNGEDGTVQGVFELMNIPYVSAGVIGSSVGMDKILMKDVYKSHGLPIVDYTWFFRKAWEDDKNAVLDKIESKLKYPVFVKPSNLGSSVGITRAKDRESLEESIEVAIRYDRKIIVEAAVENPREINCAVMGYDNKVKASLCEEPIGWKELLTYEDKYVNSNSKGSKNGGRNIPADLSSEKAKEIQETAMASFMAIDCKGNARIDFLMDEDEKIYVNEINTQPGSVGYYLWEPMGINFTQLVDELLDIAYAVHEEKNKNMYSYDVDLFDKVNLGKSSKAGKM, encoded by the coding sequence ATGAAAAAAAATATAGCGGTATTATTTGGTGGAAAAAGTGTTGAGCACGAGGTTTCGGTTATAACCGGAATGCAGGTGATGGAGAATATAGACAAGTCGAAGTACAACGTAGTGCCTGTGTTTATAGACAAAGAGGGAAGATGGTTCACAGGAGATGAGCTTTTAGAGTTCAAGAACTTCAAGGAGAAGAACCTCAAGAACATAAAAGAGATAGTTGTGACTCCTACCTACAACGAGAACAGAATTTTTTCGCATCCTGACAAAGTTGGGCTTTTCAGCAAGAAGTTCTCGGAGAAGATAGACGCGGCCTTTATAGCGCTTCACGGAACTAACGGAGAGGACGGGACTGTACAGGGAGTTTTCGAGCTTATGAACATACCGTATGTGAGCGCCGGAGTAATAGGTTCTTCAGTCGGAATGGACAAGATACTTATGAAGGACGTCTACAAATCTCACGGACTTCCTATAGTGGACTACACTTGGTTCTTCAGAAAAGCCTGGGAAGACGACAAGAACGCCGTACTGGACAAAATAGAGAGCAAGCTGAAGTACCCTGTATTTGTAAAGCCTTCGAATTTAGGATCTTCTGTAGGCATAACTAGAGCCAAGGACAGAGAAAGCCTTGAAGAGTCTATAGAAGTGGCTATAAGATACGACAGGAAGATAATAGTCGAGGCGGCAGTGGAAAATCCTAGAGAGATAAACTGCGCAGTAATGGGATACGACAACAAAGTTAAGGCGTCTCTATGCGAGGAGCCTATAGGCTGGAAAGAGCTTTTGACTTACGAGGACAAGTATGTAAACAGCAACTCGAAGGGATCTAAAAACGGAGGCAGAAACATACCGGCAGACTTGAGCTCGGAGAAAGCCAAAGAGATACAGGAGACTGCGATGGCCTCTTTCATGGCGATAGACTGCAAGGGAAATGCCAGAATAGACTTCCTGATGGACGAAGACGAGAAGATATATGTAAACGAGATAAACACTCAGCCAGGTTCTGTGGGATACTACCTATGGGAACCTATGGGGATAAACTTCACTCAGCTAGTGGACGAGCTTCTAGATATAGCATACGCCGTTCACGAGGAGAAAAACAAGAATATGTACTCTTACGACGTGGACCTTTTTGACAAGGTCAACCTAGGAAAGAGTTCAAAAGCAGGAAAGATGTAA
- a CDS encoding UDP-N-acetylmuramoyl-tripeptide--D-alanyl-D-alanine ligase, producing MERLFLPLIFAAVAIWIAASFTRSRYLIHMMQLEGYKNENFTKWLDEFGYRAFYMKLKLSTVASIAVVLLAVVMGKHQVPTVIGGVILAWCAFTVFGMKTKKEKLKKDLVFTQRVKRLFTIQMAVNLVIAVAFVALLGTLVEEKTLSVSLMLVVGAIMLYFEPYILMISNIVAKPIEEAINRQFFVAAQQKIRGMKDLKVVGITGSFGKTSTKFLMATILSEKYKTLKTPESYNTPMGVSKVINETLDDSYEAFVAEMGARNVGDIAEMGELVGHKIGVLTSVGPAHLETFKSIGNIMKTKYEIIDSLPTDGLAVFNYENEYVRELADNTKDRRKMVYGISDREKLDVYARDIKVNATGSEFVLGSKSGEEISCKTNLLGEHNILNLLAGATVGLALGMTMEEIARGISKVEPVPHRLQLMNPGTGVIIIDDAFNSNPVGAKAALEVMSQFEEGRKIVITPGMIELGDEEYEANKEFGRNIGKHCDYAILVGKNRTKPIYEGVIESGFDPKSVFVVAKLDEATAKLQTIVRPKDIVLFENDLPDNFNE from the coding sequence ATGGAGCGCTTATTTTTGCCGCTGATATTTGCAGCAGTCGCAATATGGATTGCAGCGTCTTTTACCAGAAGCAGATATCTTATACATATGATGCAGCTGGAAGGATACAAGAACGAAAACTTTACAAAATGGCTAGACGAATTCGGGTATAGGGCATTCTATATGAAGCTCAAGCTCAGCACAGTCGCCTCTATAGCTGTGGTGCTACTTGCAGTGGTTATGGGCAAGCATCAAGTGCCGACTGTGATAGGCGGAGTCATACTTGCCTGGTGTGCTTTTACAGTGTTCGGGATGAAGACTAAAAAAGAGAAGCTGAAGAAAGACCTTGTATTCACCCAGAGAGTGAAGAGGCTCTTTACGATACAGATGGCGGTTAACTTGGTCATAGCGGTCGCATTTGTGGCGCTGCTTGGAACTTTGGTAGAGGAAAAGACGCTGTCGGTTTCTTTGATGCTTGTAGTCGGAGCTATAATGCTCTACTTTGAGCCTTACATCCTGATGATTTCAAACATAGTAGCGAAGCCGATAGAAGAGGCTATAAACAGGCAGTTCTTTGTAGCTGCACAGCAAAAGATAAGAGGTATGAAGGATCTAAAGGTGGTTGGAATAACGGGAAGCTTTGGAAAGACAAGCACCAAGTTCCTTATGGCTACAATACTTTCAGAGAAGTACAAGACACTTAAGACTCCTGAAAGCTACAACACTCCTATGGGTGTCAGCAAGGTGATAAACGAGACGCTTGACGACTCATACGAGGCCTTTGTGGCCGAGATGGGCGCCAGAAACGTAGGAGACATAGCCGAGATGGGAGAGCTTGTAGGGCATAAGATAGGGGTGCTCACTTCTGTAGGTCCTGCGCACCTTGAGACTTTCAAGTCTATAGGGAATATAATGAAGACAAAGTACGAGATAATAGACTCGCTGCCGACTGATGGCCTTGCGGTCTTCAACTATGAAAACGAATACGTAAGAGAGCTTGCCGACAACACCAAAGACAGAAGAAAGATGGTCTACGGTATAAGCGACAGAGAGAAGCTGGACGTATACGCCAGAGATATAAAAGTGAATGCCACAGGTTCGGAGTTTGTGCTGGGAAGCAAAAGCGGAGAAGAGATAAGCTGCAAGACCAATCTGCTTGGCGAGCACAATATACTAAACCTTTTGGCCGGAGCCACTGTAGGGCTTGCCCTCGGCATGACTATGGAGGAGATAGCTAGAGGTATTTCAAAGGTAGAACCTGTGCCTCACAGACTTCAGCTTATGAACCCTGGGACAGGCGTGATAATAATAGACGATGCCTTCAACTCAAACCCTGTAGGTGCCAAGGCGGCTCTTGAGGTTATGTCACAGTTTGAAGAGGGCAGAAAGATAGTGATAACTCCCGGCATGATAGAGCTTGGAGATGAAGAGTACGAGGCCAACAAGGAGTTCGGAAGGAACATAGGAAAGCACTGCGACTACGCCATACTCGTCGGAAAGAACAGGACAAAGCCAATATACGAGGGCGTCATAGAGTCTGGATTTGACCCGAAAAGCGTATTTGTAGTTGCAAAGCTGGACGAGGCCACGGCTAAGCTTCAGACGATAGTGAGGCCAAAGGACATAGTTCTATTTGAAAATGATTTGCCAGATAATTTTAACGAATAA
- a CDS encoding alpha/beta fold hydrolase, whose amino-acid sequence MNIDIDGLKMNYIAEGEGENVLILHGWGTNIQTMMPVHNILKDSFKVYTVDFPGFGESPEPPEPWGVYEYADYIKRFIDEMKMEKVTLIGHSFGGRISIILSNKYPELVDRMVLVDAAGLIPKRGAKYYFKVYSFKAMKKLYNTLFFWIPKEKRLKRFYEKFGSQDYRDAGGVMRQILVKTVNEDLRPLLKGIKASTLLVWGRDDDATPVYMAEIMNAEIPDSGLVVFEDAGHYSYIDQYGQFKAVLESFFGINKK is encoded by the coding sequence TTGAATATAGATATAGACGGATTGAAGATGAACTACATAGCCGAGGGAGAGGGGGAGAACGTGCTCATACTCCACGGTTGGGGAACAAATATACAGACCATGATGCCGGTACACAATATACTTAAAGACAGCTTTAAAGTCTACACCGTGGACTTTCCGGGCTTCGGGGAGTCGCCAGAGCCTCCTGAGCCATGGGGAGTGTATGAATATGCAGACTATATAAAGCGATTTATAGACGAGATGAAGATGGAGAAGGTGACTCTAATAGGTCATTCCTTCGGAGGAAGGATATCCATAATACTCTCAAACAAGTACCCAGAGCTTGTGGACAGAATGGTGCTGGTGGACGCCGCAGGGCTTATCCCGAAGAGAGGGGCCAAGTACTACTTCAAGGTCTACTCCTTCAAGGCCATGAAAAAACTTTACAATACGCTGTTTTTCTGGATTCCAAAGGAAAAGAGGCTGAAGCGATTTTACGAGAAATTCGGCTCCCAGGACTACAGAGATGCTGGTGGAGTCATGAGGCAGATACTAGTAAAGACAGTCAATGAGGACCTTAGGCCTCTGCTTAAAGGCATAAAAGCCTCTACGCTACTGGTGTGGGGCAGAGATGACGATGCGACCCCTGTATACATGGCTGAGATAATGAATGCGGAAATTCCAGACAGCGGCCTTGTAGTCTTTGAAGACGCCGGGCATTACTCGTATATAGACCAGTACGGCCAGTTTAAGGCTGTTTTAGAGAGCTTTTTTGGAATAAATAAAAAATAA
- the secG gene encoding preprotein translocase subunit SecG — protein sequence MNTLLMVLIVVSSIILIVNVMMQEDKTGGLSGSFGGGSENVWSKNKGKGLDAISDKLIIASSVVIMISSIALAAIQK from the coding sequence GTGAATACACTACTTATGGTGCTTATAGTCGTTTCAAGCATAATACTGATAGTAAATGTCATGATGCAAGAAGACAAGACTGGCGGACTTTCTGGAAGCTTCGGTGGAGGAAGTGAAAACGTCTGGTCTAAAAACAAGGGAAAAGGACTAGACGCTATATCGGACAAGCTGATAATCGCTTCGTCTGTTGTGATAATGATTTCATCTATAGCATTGGCGGCTATTCAAAAATAG
- the eno gene encoding phosphopyruvate hydratase: MSLIVDIYAREILDSRGNPTVEVEIWTENGGYGRAAVPSGASTGAFEAVELRDGDSSRYLGKGVEKAVENVNDIIAPELIGMDVLEQVYIDETLLELDGTDNKGKLGANAILGVSMAVAKAGANFLEVPLYQYLGGTNSKTLPVPMMNILNGGEHADNNVDIQEFMVMPVGAETFKEGLRMGAEVFHSLKKVLQSKGLNTAVGDEGGFAPNLTSNEEALSTIVEAIKSAGYEPGKDIMLALDVAATELYDKESKTYKLAGEGKELTAEELIAFYAELADKYPIVSIEDGLDEEDWEGWKALTEKLGAKVQLVGDDLFVTNTERLERGIEGGIANSILIKLNQIGTITETLDAIEMAKRAGYTAVISHRSGETEDSTIADLAVATNAGQIKTGAPSRSDRVAKYNQLLRIEDMIGPVSKYEGKKTFYNLKNL, encoded by the coding sequence ATGTCACTTATAGTAGATATTTATGCAAGAGAGATACTAGATTCAAGAGGAAATCCAACGGTAGAGGTGGAGATCTGGACTGAAAACGGAGGATACGGAAGAGCAGCTGTTCCATCGGGAGCTTCTACAGGAGCTTTCGAGGCTGTAGAGCTTAGAGACGGAGACAGCTCTAGATACCTTGGAAAAGGTGTAGAGAAGGCAGTTGAGAATGTAAACGACATAATAGCGCCTGAGCTTATAGGGATGGATGTGCTAGAGCAGGTCTATATAGACGAGACTCTTCTTGAGCTTGACGGAACTGACAACAAGGGCAAGCTAGGAGCCAACGCAATACTTGGAGTTTCTATGGCAGTTGCAAAGGCAGGGGCCAACTTCCTAGAAGTGCCTCTATACCAGTACCTTGGAGGAACTAACAGCAAGACACTTCCAGTGCCTATGATGAACATACTGAACGGCGGGGAGCATGCAGACAACAACGTGGACATACAGGAGTTCATGGTAATGCCTGTTGGAGCTGAGACTTTCAAAGAGGGGCTTAGAATGGGAGCAGAGGTTTTCCACAGCCTTAAGAAAGTGCTTCAGTCAAAGGGACTAAACACAGCAGTAGGAGACGAAGGTGGATTTGCACCTAACCTAACTTCAAATGAGGAAGCCCTTTCGACTATAGTTGAGGCTATAAAAAGCGCAGGATACGAGCCAGGGAAAGACATAATGCTTGCACTAGACGTGGCGGCTACAGAGCTGTACGACAAAGAGAGCAAGACTTACAAGTTGGCCGGAGAAGGAAAAGAGCTTACAGCAGAAGAGCTTATAGCTTTCTACGCAGAGCTTGCAGACAAATACCCTATAGTTTCAATAGAAGACGGACTAGACGAGGAAGATTGGGAAGGCTGGAAGGCGCTTACTGAAAAGCTTGGAGCTAAAGTTCAGCTAGTGGGAGACGACCTTTTCGTTACAAACACAGAGAGGCTAGAGAGAGGAATAGAGGGCGGAATAGCCAACTCTATACTTATAAAGCTAAACCAGATAGGAACTATAACAGAGACTCTAGACGCCATAGAGATGGCGAAGAGAGCAGGGTACACTGCTGTAATCTCTCATAGATCTGGAGAAACAGAGGACTCCACTATAGCAGACCTTGCAGTTGCTACAAATGCAGGTCAGATAAAGACAGGAGCTCCTTCGAGAAGCGACAGAGTTGCAAAGTACAATCAGCTTCTGAGAATAGAGGACATGATAGGGCCTGTAAGCAAGTATGAAGGCAAGAAGACTTTCTACAACCTTAAAAATCTTTAA
- the gpmI gene encoding 2,3-bisphosphoglycerate-independent phosphoglycerate mutase, which translates to MDKQLTAIIILDGWGMGCDYPGNAVIKANTPVFDKLMSEKPHTTLKASGLDVGLPEGQMGNSEVGHLNIGAGRIVYQEFTRISKSIENQDFFEKEEFKRAVENCKSKNSKLHLIGLLSPGGVHSHNSHLYALLDYAKREGLEDVYIHCFLDGRDVPPSSGKADVVALEEKLKEIGIGKIATVSGRYYAMDRDKRWDRTEKAYNAMVLGEGESATSPSELVEQSYTGGVTDEFILPTVITEKGAPTGAIDSGDSVIFYNFRPDRARQITRAIVDRDFDGFERAKTVETYFVGMTQYDATIENMEIAFKPQSHVNTLGEYLSKNGKTQLRIAETEKYAHVTFFFNGGVEAENPGETRVLIPSPKVATYDLKPEMSAYELAEEAVKRIKSGEYDFMVLNFANPDMVGHTGNMEAAIKALETVDTCLGNVVEAIESVGGSALITADHGNAEEMKDCKTGATLTAHSTNEVPLILAGIKGVSLNPGILADLAPTVLYIMKLDVPAEMTGKSLIKR; encoded by the coding sequence ATGGACAAGCAGCTTACGGCCATAATAATACTAGACGGCTGGGGAATGGGATGCGACTATCCTGGGAATGCAGTGATAAAGGCCAACACCCCTGTCTTCGACAAGCTGATGTCTGAAAAACCGCACACCACGTTAAAGGCCAGTGGCCTTGACGTGGGACTTCCTGAAGGACAGATGGGAAACTCGGAAGTAGGTCATCTGAACATAGGAGCAGGCAGGATAGTGTACCAGGAGTTCACAAGGATAAGCAAGAGCATAGAGAATCAGGACTTCTTTGAAAAAGAGGAGTTCAAGCGCGCAGTTGAAAACTGCAAGTCGAAGAATTCAAAGCTTCACCTTATAGGGCTGCTGTCTCCAGGAGGAGTTCACAGCCACAATTCACACCTCTATGCACTGCTAGACTATGCAAAGAGAGAGGGACTAGAGGATGTATACATCCACTGCTTCCTAGACGGAAGAGACGTGCCTCCTTCAAGCGGAAAGGCCGATGTGGTGGCGCTTGAGGAAAAGCTTAAGGAGATAGGCATAGGCAAGATAGCCACTGTGTCTGGAAGGTACTACGCCATGGACAGAGACAAGCGATGGGACAGGACAGAGAAAGCCTACAACGCCATGGTGCTTGGAGAAGGCGAGAGTGCCACAAGCCCGTCCGAGCTTGTAGAGCAGTCCTACACAGGCGGAGTCACAGACGAGTTCATACTGCCTACAGTTATAACTGAAAAAGGCGCTCCTACAGGCGCTATAGACAGCGGAGACTCTGTGATATTCTACAACTTTAGGCCGGACAGGGCCAGACAGATCACAAGGGCCATAGTGGACAGAGATTTCGACGGTTTCGAAAGAGCCAAGACTGTGGAAACCTACTTTGTGGGCATGACTCAGTATGACGCCACCATAGAGAACATGGAGATTGCATTTAAGCCGCAGTCGCATGTGAACACTCTGGGTGAGTACTTGAGCAAGAATGGAAAGACACAGCTTAGAATAGCTGAAACAGAGAAGTATGCCCATGTGACCTTCTTCTTCAACGGAGGAGTGGAGGCTGAAAACCCTGGGGAAACAAGGGTGCTTATACCTTCGCCTAAAGTTGCGACTTACGACTTGAAGCCTGAGATGAGCGCATATGAGCTGGCTGAAGAGGCTGTGAAGAGGATTAAGTCTGGCGAGTACGACTTTATGGTGCTCAACTTTGCAAACCCTGATATGGTAGGGCATACAGGCAATATGGAGGCCGCTATAAAAGCTTTAGAGACGGTAGACACATGCCTTGGAAATGTAGTGGAGGCCATAGAATCTGTAGGAGGTTCTGCGCTTATAACAGCCGACCATGGAAACGCAGAAGAGATGAAGGACTGCAAGACAGGAGCGACTCTTACAGCCCATAGCACAAACGAAGTGCCCCTTATACTTGCAGGCATAAAAGGTGTGTCACTGAACCCGGGGATACTTGCCGATCTGGCGCCTACGGTGCTGTATATAATGAAGCTGGACGTTCCAGCGGAGATGACAGGAAAGAGCTTGATAAAAAGATAA
- the tpiA gene encoding triose-phosphate isomerase has product MRKPIIAGNWKMHKTIAEALELVNSLKGSTRPEVEGVVCVPFTALSEVKKAIAGSDLKLGAQNMHWEENGAFTGEISPLMLSEIGVDYVVLGHSERREYFAESDETVNKKMVSALSHGLTPIMCVGESLEEREAGAEKKKVEAQVKAGLKGLSSSDIEKIVIAYEPIWAIGTGKTATSEQANEIISFIRNVVRDIAGEVADSVRIQYGGSVKSSNVAEIMGQSDIDGALVGGASLDSEEFAKLINYGEVK; this is encoded by the coding sequence TTGAGAAAACCTATTATAGCAGGAAACTGGAAAATGCATAAGACTATAGCAGAGGCGCTTGAGCTGGTCAACTCTTTGAAGGGCAGCACAAGGCCTGAAGTAGAGGGAGTAGTCTGCGTTCCTTTCACTGCGCTTAGCGAGGTTAAAAAGGCCATAGCCGGAAGCGATTTAAAGCTTGGAGCGCAGAATATGCACTGGGAAGAGAACGGAGCATTTACAGGAGAGATTTCTCCGCTTATGCTTTCTGAGATAGGCGTGGACTATGTAGTGCTGGGCCACTCTGAAAGAAGAGAGTATTTCGCAGAATCAGATGAAACAGTGAACAAGAAGATGGTGAGCGCACTTTCTCATGGATTAACACCTATAATGTGTGTTGGGGAGTCGCTAGAGGAAAGAGAAGCGGGAGCTGAGAAAAAGAAAGTAGAAGCTCAGGTGAAAGCCGGATTAAAGGGGCTTTCGAGTTCAGATATAGAGAAGATAGTAATAGCCTACGAGCCTATATGGGCCATAGGAACAGGAAAAACCGCTACAAGCGAGCAGGCGAACGAGATAATATCCTTTATAAGAAACGTGGTCAGAGATATAGCTGGAGAAGTGGCAGACTCTGTCAGAATACAGTATGGTGGTAGTGTGAAGTCTTCAAACGTGGCTGAGATAATGGGTCAGAGCGATATAGACGGAGCATTGGTTGGCGGAGCGAGCCTTGACTCAGAAGAGTTTGCCAAGCTCATAAACTACGGAGAGGTAAAGTAA
- a CDS encoding phosphoglycerate kinase, with product MLNKKSIKDLDVNGKRVLIRCDFNVPMNENGEITDDIRIASALPTIKYVIENGGKAVVMSHFGRPKGEPKPEYSLAPIAVRLGELLGKEVVFAADDNVVGENAKSAVENMKVGDVVLLQNTRYRKEEEKNGEEFSKELASLGDLYVNDAFGTAHRAHASNVGVSSILPSAMGYLVEKEVEFMGKAMSNPERPFVAILGGAKVSDKIGVIENLLDKVDSLIIGGGMMFTFLKAEGCEIGKSLVEEDKLELAKELIAKAEAKGVKLMLPVDTVVASEFKNDVAFEEVDVKSIPADKMGLDIGSKTTALFADEIRAAKTVVWNGPMGVFEMSNYANGTIGVAKAMAECDGMTIVGGGDSAAAVEQFGFDKEMSHISTGGGASLEFFEGKVLPGIDSIQDK from the coding sequence ATGTTAAACAAGAAGAGCATAAAAGACCTAGATGTAAATGGAAAGAGAGTACTCATAAGATGTGATTTCAACGTTCCTATGAACGAAAACGGAGAGATAACAGACGATATAAGAATAGCAAGCGCACTTCCTACTATAAAGTACGTGATAGAAAACGGAGGAAAGGCAGTGGTGATGTCTCACTTTGGAAGACCTAAGGGAGAGCCTAAGCCGGAGTATTCACTTGCACCAATTGCTGTGAGACTTGGAGAGCTGCTTGGAAAAGAAGTGGTTTTTGCCGCTGACGACAATGTAGTTGGAGAGAATGCAAAGTCAGCCGTAGAGAATATGAAAGTCGGCGATGTGGTTCTGCTACAGAACACAAGGTATAGAAAGGAAGAAGAGAAAAATGGAGAAGAGTTCTCAAAAGAGCTGGCTTCACTAGGGGACTTATATGTAAACGACGCATTTGGAACGGCTCACAGGGCTCATGCTTCAAATGTAGGGGTAAGCAGCATACTGCCTTCAGCCATGGGATACCTTGTGGAGAAGGAAGTTGAGTTTATGGGCAAGGCGATGTCTAATCCTGAAAGACCTTTCGTGGCGATACTTGGAGGTGCCAAGGTTTCAGACAAGATAGGTGTAATAGAGAATCTCCTAGACAAAGTGGACTCGCTTATAATAGGCGGGGGAATGATGTTCACTTTCCTAAAGGCAGAAGGATGCGAGATAGGAAAGTCGCTTGTGGAAGAAGACAAGCTGGAGCTTGCAAAAGAGCTTATAGCTAAGGCAGAGGCTAAAGGCGTAAAGCTGATGCTGCCTGTTGACACTGTGGTGGCATCTGAGTTCAAGAACGACGTGGCATTCGAAGAAGTGGATGTAAAGAGCATACCAGCCGACAAGATGGGGCTAGACATAGGCTCTAAAACTACGGCGCTTTTTGCAGACGAGATAAGAGCTGCTAAGACAGTTGTCTGGAACGGACCTATGGGAGTGTTCGAGATGTCTAACTATGCAAACGGAACTATAGGGGTTGCAAAGGCCATGGCTGAATGCGACGGAATGACTATAGTCGGTGGAGGAGACTCTGCGGCTGCTGTAGAGCAGTTTGGATTCGACAAGGAGATGAGCCATATATCTACAGGAGGAGGAGCATCCCTAGAGTTTTTCGAGGGGAAAGTACTTCCGGGAATAGATTCGATACAGGACAAGTAA
- the gap gene encoding type I glyceraldehyde-3-phosphate dehydrogenase, which yields MTVKVGISGFGRIGRDVLRASIEGDVKEFEVVAINNGSGDVANLAHMFKYDSLYGIFPGTVEVKEDAMVVNGREIKVVSHRNPEEIPWKEFGVEIVVDATGAFKDIEGLGKHIKAGAKKAIITAPAKECHRTIVMGVNEGEYNPETDHILSNASCTTNCLAPVAKVILDKFGINKGLMTTVHAYTNDQRILDGDHKDLRRARAAAESIIPTTTGAAKAVALVIPELKGKLNGFAMRVPTPTVSVVDVVFEVEKETTAEEVNAALKAAAEGELKGILGFSEEPLVSIDYRKDKRSSIVDGLSTMVIGNMVKVVSWYDNEWGYSERVVDLVKHVATKGL from the coding sequence ATGACAGTTAAAGTTGGAATAAGTGGTTTTGGAAGAATAGGAAGAGACGTACTTAGAGCCAGTATAGAGGGAGACGTAAAAGAGTTCGAAGTTGTGGCTATAAACAACGGATCAGGAGATGTGGCTAACCTTGCACATATGTTCAAATACGACTCGCTATACGGCATATTCCCTGGAACAGTGGAAGTCAAAGAAGATGCAATGGTAGTAAACGGAAGAGAAATAAAAGTTGTATCTCATAGAAACCCAGAAGAGATACCTTGGAAAGAGTTCGGTGTTGAGATAGTTGTAGACGCTACAGGGGCTTTCAAGGATATAGAGGGACTAGGAAAGCACATAAAGGCAGGAGCTAAGAAAGCTATAATAACTGCACCAGCTAAAGAGTGCCATAGAACTATAGTTATGGGAGTAAACGAAGGCGAGTACAATCCAGAGACTGACCATATACTTTCAAACGCTTCTTGTACGACTAACTGTCTGGCTCCAGTTGCAAAGGTTATACTAGACAAGTTCGGAATAAACAAAGGTCTTATGACTACAGTTCACGCTTACACTAACGACCAGAGAATCCTAGACGGAGACCACAAGGACCTTAGAAGAGCGAGAGCGGCTGCAGAGTCTATAATACCGACTACTACAGGAGCTGCCAAGGCAGTTGCGCTTGTAATACCAGAGCTTAAAGGAAAGCTTAACGGATTCGCCATGAGAGTCCCAACTCCTACAGTGTCAGTAGTTGACGTTGTTTTCGAAGTTGAAAAAGAGACTACAGCAGAAGAAGTAAACGCTGCGCTTAAGGCTGCCGCTGAAGGCGAGCTTAAAGGGATACTTGGATTCTCGGAAGAGCCACTTGTATCTATAGACTACAGAAAAGACAAGAGATCTTCTATAGTTGACGGACTTTCAACTATGGTCATAGGAAACATGGTTAAAGTTGTGTCTTGGTATGACAACGAGTGGGGATACTCAGAGAGAGTTGTAGACCTAGTTAAGCACGTAGCTACTAAAGGACTTTAA
- a CDS encoding ABC transporter permease: MISLTEIAFILGTTLMYAAPLMYTALGGVMSENSGVINIGLEGMMTIGAFTGATVGYFTGNPWLAFLAAGVSGGLLALLHAVASITFGADQVVSGIAMNFLGGGLSLFLSRIFFDGATLTRPINLDDKMPRPFNGIFERNSVLDLVLNQYATVYIAFLMVLLIWFVLYKTRLGLRIRSVGEHPKAADTLGINVHRLRYFSVVCSGILSGFGGAAMSIAVVSNFRPTLISGQGFIALAAMIFGKWKPQGAMWACLLFGGAQGFIIYFGGTGVNISNQLLSMIPYVITLLVLMGFVGKSNGPKANGEPYMKQDLNL; the protein is encoded by the coding sequence ATGATTTCACTAACAGAGATTGCCTTTATACTTGGAACTACACTTATGTATGCTGCACCACTGATGTATACCGCGCTTGGGGGAGTTATGTCTGAGAATTCAGGGGTTATAAACATAGGGCTTGAAGGCATGATGACCATAGGGGCCTTTACAGGGGCGACAGTTGGATACTTCACGGGGAACCCTTGGCTGGCTTTCTTGGCCGCCGGGGTATCAGGCGGTCTGCTGGCACTTCTTCACGCAGTAGCCTCTATTACATTCGGGGCAGACCAGGTTGTATCTGGAATAGCGATGAACTTTCTAGGAGGAGGGCTTTCGCTTTTCCTGAGCAGGATTTTCTTTGACGGGGCTACGCTCACAAGGCCGATAAATCTGGACGATAAAATGCCGAGGCCATTCAATGGAATCTTTGAAAGAAACTCTGTCCTAGACCTTGTACTGAACCAGTATGCGACTGTATATATAGCTTTTCTGATGGTTTTGCTGATCTGGTTTGTGCTTTACAAGACAAGGCTTGGACTCAGGATAAGGTCGGTGGGAGAACATCCTAAGGCCGCAGATACACTCGGCATAAATGTACACAGGCTTAGATATTTCTCGGTAGTCTGCTCAGGAATACTTTCAGGATTCGGAGGAGCCGCCATGAGCATAGCTGTAGTATCTAACTTCAGGCCGACCCTTATATCAGGACAGGGATTCATAGCGCTTGCGGCCATGATATTTGGAAAGTGGAAGCCACAGGGAGCTATGTGGGCATGCCTTCTTTTCGGCGGAGCGCAGGGCTTTATAATTTACTTCGGAGGTACAGGGGTGAATATATCGAACCAGCTGCTGTCGATGATCCCTTATGTGATAACGCTTTTAGTGCTTATGGGGTTCGTGGGAAAGTCAAATGGACCGAAGGCGAACGGAGAGCCCTATATGAAGCAGGATTTAAATTTATAG